The DNA region AAAATCACAGTTAAGGATATTGCTACAGCATGTGAGATAAATAGAAATACTTTTTATTACTACTACACAGATATATATGCACTTCTATCAGAAATATTCCAAACAGAACTTCAGACAGTCATTGATGAATATAATGATACACTCTCATGGGAGGAGAGCTTTATTGTGGCTGCTAAATTTGCTTTAGAAAACAGAACGGCCATTTATCATGTATATAATTCGATGCAAAGAGAAGAATTAGTGAACTATATATACAATGTATCAGGAAATGTCATGATCCGGTATGTTGAAAAAGTAAGCAATGGTATCTCAGCTTCTTCGAGAGATAAAAAACTAATTGCTTCCTTTTATCAGTGTGCCCTCACTGAAATGGTACTACGCTGGATTACTTCCGGAATGAAGGAAGACCCTGATACTATCGTTAGACGAATCGGGTATCTCTTCGATGGAAACATTGAGTTATCCCTTAAGCGAAGTGCTGATTTAAATAATGTCTGATAAGAAAGGAAATAGGAAATTCCTTTCTTATCAGACATTTTAATATTAATGCCTAAAAATTAGACAAATTAACTGCGGTGTTCGAATTTCGAACACCGCAGTTTGTTTATCTAATGAAAAGGACACAAAAAAACTATATTATAGATTTATACAAATCTTACAGATAATAAGTATTCACAAAGTTAAAGGAGGACTTATTATTTATTACACCATGTGGACAGGCTAATAGAGTGAACATAAAAAAACTCTAAATATAATAGTATTCATTAGAAGACTATTAAAAAATTAAGAAAGAGGGAGATAATAATGAAATTAAAAACACATGATGATAGACTTACCCTTACAAATGGAAGTTATCATGCTTTAGTAAATGCAAGAAAGCCTAAAGGAATTGAAGATAAAAAAGCTTATTTAATCGGTACTGGAATTGGTGCTTTAGCTGCTGGTTGTTTTTTAATTCGTGATGCTCACATGGATGGTAGCAAGATTACCTTCTTAGAACAATTAGACATTCCTGGTGGATCTTTGGATGGTGCAGTTCGTCAGAATGCGGGGTATGTGGCACGTGGCGGACGCGAAATGGGACATTATTTTGAGGTTTTATGGAACTTGTTTAGTTCATTACCATCTACAGAAGATCCTAATATGACTGTGTTAGATCATTTTTATTATACAAACTACGATGATCCAAACTTTAGCAATTGTCGTATTACTAAAAACCAAGGTGA from Alkaliphilus flagellatus includes:
- a CDS encoding TetR/AcrR family transcriptional regulator C-terminal domain-containing protein, which codes for MAPQYTRKMIREAFIKMLNERSLNKITVKDIATACEINRNTFYYYYTDIYALLSEIFQTELQTVIDEYNDTLSWEESFIVAAKFALENRTAIYHVYNSMQREELVNYIYNVSGNVMIRYVEKVSNGISASSRDKKLIASFYQCALTEMVLRWITSGMKEDPDTIVRRIGYLFDGNIELSLKRSADLNNV